CTTTCTCCTCCAGCGCTTGTTTTAGGTAATTGATTGATCGTTCCAACTTTCCCTGAAACTTCTTGGTTTGAACCGATAGAAGTAACGCTAACTTCCTGACCCGTTTTTAATTTTGAAAGATCATATTCTGTTACAGTTCCTTTGATTTGCTTTGATTTGCTTAAAACACGTACCAAAGGAATATCTAATGACTTTTTCCCAGCTTCATTCACGATCGCAATTCCATCTTGGGTAGCTTGGACTGTCGTCACGATTTTTCCTTGTTCCGTTTCCAGTGCTGCTGCTTCATCATTCACATCAGTATTCGCTAATTCTAAGGCTTGCTGTGCTTGAATCACTTCACTATTTGCAGCAGTCAATTCAGTTTGTTGCTGCTCTACTTTACTTTTTAGTGTTTCTTTAATTTCCGGATCGGTTTCACGATCTACTTCTGCTTTACTTTGGTTTAATGCTGCTTGTACCTCATTATATTTCGTTTGTGCATTTGATAAGTTTTGTGCAGCTTGTTGAGCTGTCAAACTACTTTTATTTACTGTTCGCTGTTGTTGATCGGCGCGAGTCTGAGCATCACTATTTTGATAGTTCAGCACTACTTCTCCAGCTTTGACTTCCTGTTCATTTTTCACTGGAATCG
This sequence is a window from Enterococcus wangshanyuanii. Protein-coding genes within it:
- a CDS encoding efflux RND transporter periplasmic adaptor subunit, with translation MIKNKKVKWVIGGVILSLGIGGYFFLSSSNKASEPSYSAFKLEPLDPLVLKGEINATQSEDIFYDQALGTIASIPVKNEQEVKAGEVVLNYQNSDAQTRADQQQRTVNKSSLTAQQAAQNLSNAQTKYNEVQAALNQSKAEVDRETDPEIKETLKSKVEQQQTELTAANSEVIQAQQALELANTDVNDEAAALETEQGKIVTTVQATQDGIAIVNEAGKKSLDIPLVRVLSKSKQIKGTVTEYDLSKLKTGQEVSVTSIGSNQEVSGKVGTINQLPKTSAGGESEIPTYEFTVEGDFPWPYGSSAQVSLQQPQLILPQSAIVTEGKQTFVYIYKNGRAKKTEVKLSDSNNAKVVESGVSKGMTIIDNPDESLKNDAEVQVVEND